Within Deltaproteobacteria bacterium, the genomic segment TTTGCCGGTGTGATTGTTCAAACCGCCTGGTATGTGAATGCAAAACAACAAGGACTGTTGAATCTTTGGCCCCTGCCGGACTGGATAAGAATCCTGGCCACGGTTGTTTTTTTAGACTTCATCCTTTATGTCTGGCATTTACTCAATCACGAGATGCCTTTTTTTTGGCGGTTTCATCGCGTGCATCACAGTGACCTGAATATGGACGTTTCGACGGCCACCCGCTTCCATTTCGGCGAGCTGGCCATTTCAGCGGTCATCAAGATCGGTCTGGTTTTTTTCCTGGGTGCCGATTTGGTCGGGGTCACTCTTTTTGAAATCCTGGTAGTCTTGACCGCTCAATTTCAACACAGCAGCCTGAAAGTGCCGGACTGGTTTGAACGGCTCTACTGGATTTTGTTTGTCCCGCCTTCGATGCACCGTATCCACCACTCGGTCATTATTAATGAACGGAACACGAATTACGGGACCATTTTTTCCCTTTGGGACCGGACTTTGGAAACATTTTTGTCGAGAGTCGACCAAAAGGGGATTCGGATAGGCTTGGGGGCTTATCAAAAACCGGAGCTTTTAAATTTCCATCAGTTGTTAATTATGCCTTTTACCAAGGTGGTTAAATAATGTTTTTAAAAAATTTCTTTACTCCTGTAAAAACCCTGGAACCAGAGGAAGTTAAAAATTATATTGCGCAACACCCGGAAGGGACCTATGCCCTTATCGATGTCCGCCAACCAGGCGAGTATGAAAAAGAACACCTCCCTGGGGCTCGATTGATCCCCTTACCGGATCTCGGGGATTCCCTGGATTCTCTGGATCCGGAAAAACCGACTATGGTCTATTGAGCCGTCGGGGGACGGAGCCGCGTGGCGGCTCAATTTCTGTCCGGCCGGGGATTCAAGGAAGTTTACAGCCTCGAAGGAGGGATCAAGGCCTGGCAGGGAATAAAGGCCGTTGGACCTGTTGAATTAAATTTGGATCTCATTCGAGGGGATGAGTCACCGGCCGAAATGATCGAGACCGCCTATGGGATGGAGGGGGCTTTGGGAAATTATTACCAGATTGCATCGGAAGAGGTTAAAGATGCAGAGGTTGCCTCTCTTTTAAAAAAATTAAGGGATATCGAAAAAAGACACCAGCAATTGCTTATGGATCAATATGGAAAATTAAACACCCCGGATTTTGAAGGCCCCCAAGTACTGGTTGATCTTCTCCCTCCGATCCTGGAGGGCGGCTTCAGGTTCTCAGAATTCCTGAATCAAAATAAGGCGGCCATGGAAACCGTCTCCGGTGTGCTGGATGTGGCCATGATGGTGGAAACCCAAGCCCTGGATCTTTATTTACGCTTTGGCCGGAAAACGACTGAAGAATCGACTCAAAAAATCCTCCATAAAATTGCCGACGAAGAAAAGGCCCATCTGGAGGCATTAGGGAAGTTAAGGGACAAAGAATCCATAGCCGATCTAAGGGGCCAAGGTTCCCCTTATCCCCCTATCCCTAAAAATAATATCTGATTCTGAAATCCACCCGATAATCGTTTGGCTTTTCACCGAATTCGCTTCCCCTTGAGCCCGTGATAAACCCAGTCCTGAAGCGCAGTTCCAGATTGGTGAACCCGGTGTATAAAAATTCAGGGGTTATGGAAAAGCTTTTATCGTCCATATTCCCGATCAGGGTGACGGCCGGGGTGAAGTACAGGATGTCAAAAGGTTCCTTCTGGCTTACCCGCAGGTAAAGATAATTCGTTTCCGGCGTCTGCTTCCCGTAATTGCCCTTTAACAGGGTGTTGGCCCTGTTCAGCAAAGAGGGACTGCCGGTATCGGTATAAAGGCCATACCCCTTGTCTATAAATGAAAAGAAGTCCTGCATCTCCTGGCTGCTGTACCCCTGGCCGTTCCGGTAATATTCGAGGATGTAGGTGGTGTCCTGGGCGGTAAGATAACGGAGACCCATAAGGGCGTTTACGGCGTTGAAAGAGGTCTGGGATAGGTTACCGTTCGGATCGACCGTGGATTTGACAAAGTTATTGACCCAGGAGAACTCACCATGCACCTCCAGGTTGGCCGTGACGTTCCTGGAAAAGTCCAGACCGTAGCGCGCGGTTTTGCTGCCTCCGGTCAGGAATATCAAATCGATGTCCGTATCATAATAGAGAAAGTAGAATTTTACGGCCCCGTTCAGGTTCCCGGTTTCCCCGAAGTCGTCATTGATGCCGCTGTATACGGGGATCAGCACCGGTGTAAAAGAAAATGTCTTAAGGGCCTGTCCTTCCCAACTCCGGGTATAGTCTAAGGACGCCACGATAAATCCTTCCCGGGCCAGCTCGGGATCATCGGGGTTCTTCTGCCGGTCGAGAAAGGCAGCCGGGTTCCAGGCATAGCCTTTCCCCCAGTTGAGTGTTTTTTTGCCGAACTCGGTAATAAAGGTGGGTGAGGGTCTGAGGGAGACATGGCCCTCAAAAACAAGGGTCTTGTTTGACTCCGTGTTGTAGTTTTTGGTGTAAGCCGTATTGGTTTTGAGGTAGAAACGGGAGAGGCCTTTCTCCAGGCTCCCTTCCAGCTGGAGCGTTCCATCATATTCCGGGGTGGTCCCGCCGATGCTCCGATTGTAATAATTGAGTTTGTAAAGGGAGGCATTCCTGTCCAGTCCGAAGAGGATGGGCAGGGCCTCAAGGTACCCTCCGAGATGGTAAGGTTTCTTTTCTGTTTCCGAGAGCTCAAACTTGTATTCTTCGGGCTTATTTTCCTCTGAAAAGGCCGGAGCCGGGGCGGTAACCAGCAGACAGCAGACGGCCAACAGCAGGTAACGACAGAGGGTGCCCGGCCTTGAACCATTCATGCCGCTCTACCTTAAAGAGTCCATTTTCGACATAAAGGGCAAGGTGAAGACCTCATCTTTGAAGTCTCTCTTTTTGAACTTGGCAAAGATCATAAGAGACCGGTAGCCTTTGTATAAGGGGCTGTCGGTTTCGATAACCGACGGCCGGGAGATCCCGGCTCCGAAGTCTTTTACCTCCTTGAAATAAATGGTTTTGATCAGCATAGAGGCTTCTGTCAGGCATTCAAGCCTGATGGGTAGTTTCTGTGCCTTATGGACCCACATTTTTACCCGATCATAGGCCACGGATTTGGTTTTGGCCTTAAGATGCAACAGATATTCCTCTCCCTTTTCATCCAGTTGTTCGACCGTATATTCTTCTGAATAATCCAGGTTTAAGATGTCGGCGTTGTTAAAAACGCCTCCAACGACCGATTGCAGGCTGGTGATGCGGATAGGTTTTCCCACGTTGGGAATAAAGAGCCACATGTTATCCCCGAGCCGCAAGGTGGTTCTTCCTTTTTCACTGGCCGGGGCCAGAAACAGTCCGGCTATTTTGTCGGTTCCCTTCTTGACCGTAAAATAGGTAAATTCTTTTTTTCGGCCATCGGGTTCGATATTGATAATTTTCCGATAAGACTCATACGATTCCGGGGCCATGTTTTTATCTACCTGCTTCAACAATTGTGTCCCGTCTACCGCATAGGCCGGGATTGTCATCAGGATGATTAATAGAGATAGAACAAATTTTGACATAATAAAATCCTTTTAAAAGTTAGAGATAAATTTGCAGATGGTCCTTGTTAGAATCTATGCCTCGTCCGGGAGTTGCCCCGGAAGAGGTGGCCCCCCAAAGGAGCAGTTGACTTCAAATCAACTCCCAAGGCCCGTTTCCGTCATTCCGGGCTTGACCCGGAATCCAGGTTCAATGGTCTGATTCCCGGTTTCCACCGGGACGGTGTCTGGACCCCGGCTTTCGCCGGGGTGACGGAGAAAGAAACAAAGCGCCTATTCGTCATACATGCCTCAAGGCTTTAATCGGTTCCATCCGGGCGGCCTTGATGGCCGGCTGAAGACTGGCCAGCATCGAAACGATAATGACGATAACCGATATGACCAACAGGTCTCCGGGGACGATATGAACGGTCAGCAGCAGGCCTTTTTGCAGGCCAAAGTCAAAATGAAGACGGGAGAGGTTAAGGATAAAAAGCAGGATCGCCCCCACCATATTCCCTAAAATCGCCCCCAGGACCCCCAGGCAAAATCCTTCTATGACAAACATGGACAGGATCTTTCCGGGCAGGGTGCCTATGGCGGCGATGGTTCCGATCTCCCGGATCCTCTCATAGACCGCCATGATCATAACATTCATAATACTCACCAGGACAATGGAGATGAGCATCAGTTTGATAAAAAAAGTCATCACCTCTATCATTTTGGCGATATTAAAAAAAGGAGATAATTTTTCCCAGGTATGCACTTCAATCAAGGGTTTTCCTGCCGGGTCTTTCTCGTGGGTTAAAAGATTTTCCAATTTTTGGTTGACGGAATGGAGCCTGTTAAAATCTTTAATGCGAATGGCGATCTCGCTGACTTCCATCTCCCCCATCCGCAGAATTTCAGCCGCATCTTCGATATGGACATAGCCGTCACGGCCGCCCGGCCCGGTCACGGACCCCAAGATACCGGCTACTTTGAATTGTTTGCCGTTCACCGATCCGTCCTGGTTGGTGGCCACGATGACTACGGCATCCCCCACTTTGACCTTCATCCCGCTGGAGAGCAACTCAGGGATAAAAATTTCTCCACGTTGCAGGACCTTGGCGCCGGTATGGATCCTGGAGAGAAAGAGGGGGACGGTGTTCGCTTCTTTGTCGGGATAAATGCCGTTAAGGCGGATATTGGTTGTTTCTGTAAAATTACTGAACATGCCTCCAAATTTAATCCTGGGTGAATAGGCAGCCAATTCCGGTAACTGCCGGAGGACCCCTTCAATGCTTTTAGCGGACTGGGTTTTCAAATTCAGGTTTAAAGGGAGATTGTCGATTGAGGCTACGTAGCCGCTCTTATGGATCTGAATATGGCCGAGCATAGAATCGGTTATCTGTCCGATGATCATGGTTTTAAAAGAACCCGAAACCGAAATAAAAACCAGGACAAAAACCACACCGATGGTAATCAAAGAGGCAGTAAGCCAAGTCCTTCGTTTGTACCGCATCAGGTTTCGGATGGCGATTTTGAAAAGCTTACCCATGGGGATGGCCTCCTTTCACTACCCGGTCTTTAAGAATTCCGTCTTCAAGGGTAAAAATGATCTCCGCCTCTTGAACGATCTTGGGATCATGAGTGGAAAAAATAAAGGTGCTCTGAAACTGGTCCCGCATTTTTTTCATCAGGTCAATAACCATGTAGGCGGTTTTACTGTCGAGGTTGGCGGTCGGCTCATCGGCCAGGATCAATTTGGGGTTGGTGACCAAGGCCCGGGCCACCGCTACTCTCTGTTTCTGTCCCCCGGAAATTTGATCGGGATATTTGTTTTTCTGTTCCCCCATACCCACGGCTTCCAAGAGGGCGATGACCCTTTTTGCTCTTTCCTCTGGAGGCAGGTTTTGGACCATCAGCAGAGGGTATTCTATATTTTCATACACCGTAAGGATCGGGAGGAGGTTAAAATCCTGGAAGATGAACCCCAAATGCTTTCCACGAAAGATCGCCCCCTGTTTCCGGTCCAGGGTGGAAATATCCGTATCGACGACCGTCAGGTTGCCTTTAGTCGGTTTATCCAGACAACCGATCAGGTTCAATAAGGTGGTTTTCCCGCTCCCCGAGGGACCGACAAAGGAAACAAAAGAGGCCGGTTCGATTTCAAAAGTCAATCCCTTTAAGGCGCTGACTGTTACCTCCCCGGCCTGGTATTCTTTAATAAGACCTTCCGCTGTGATTAAGCCCATCTGTGATCTCCTT encodes:
- a CDS encoding sterol desaturase family protein, whose amino-acid sequence is MMSDLELTRAAFFWGGLLFFLFLELFFPYRPPSVSKRTRWFNNLGLVVFNSLFLNLVFAGVIVQTAWYVNAKQQGLLNLWPLPDWIRILATVVFLDFILYVWHLLNHEMPFFWRFHRVHHSDLNMDVSTATRFHFGELAISAVIKIGLVFFLGADLVGVTLFEILVVLTAQFQHSSLKVPDWFERLYWILFVPPSMHRIHHSVIINERNTNYGTIFSLWDRTLETFLSRVDQKGIRIGLGAYQKPELLNFHQLLIMPFTKVVK
- a CDS encoding outer membrane lipoprotein-sorting protein, yielding MSKFVLSLLIILMTIPAYAVDGTQLLKQVDKNMAPESYESYRKIINIEPDGRKKEFTYFTVKKGTDKIAGLFLAPASEKGRTTLRLGDNMWLFIPNVGKPIRITSLQSVVGGVFNNADILNLDYSEEYTVEQLDEKGEEYLLHLKAKTKSVAYDRVKMWVHKAQKLPIRLECLTEASMLIKTIYFKEVKDFGAGISRPSVIETDSPLYKGYRSLMIFAKFKKRDFKDEVFTLPFMSKMDSLR
- a CDS encoding ABC transporter permease; its protein translation is MGKLFKIAIRNLMRYKRRTWLTASLITIGVVFVLVFISVSGSFKTMIIGQITDSMLGHIQIHKSGYVASIDNLPLNLNLKTQSAKSIEGVLRQLPELAAYSPRIKFGGMFSNFTETTNIRLNGIYPDKEANTVPLFLSRIHTGAKVLQRGEIFIPELLSSGMKVKVGDAVVIVATNQDGSVNGKQFKVAGILGSVTGPGGRDGYVHIEDAAEILRMGEMEVSEIAIRIKDFNRLHSVNQKLENLLTHEKDPAGKPLIEVHTWEKLSPFFNIAKMIEVMTFFIKLMLISIVLVSIMNVMIMAVYERIREIGTIAAIGTLPGKILSMFVIEGFCLGVLGAILGNMVGAILLFILNLSRLHFDFGLQKGLLLTVHIVPGDLLVISVIVIIVSMLASLQPAIKAARMEPIKALRHV
- a CDS encoding ABC transporter ATP-binding protein, with product MGLITAEGLIKEYQAGEVTVSALKGLTFEIEPASFVSFVGPSGSGKTTLLNLIGCLDKPTKGNLTVVDTDISTLDRKQGAIFRGKHLGFIFQDFNLLPILTVYENIEYPLLMVQNLPPEERAKRVIALLEAVGMGEQKNKYPDQISGGQKQRVAVARALVTNPKLILADEPTANLDSKTAYMVIDLMKKMRDQFQSTFIFSTHDPKIVQEAEIIFTLEDGILKDRVVKGGHPHG